The following proteins are encoded in a genomic region of Burkholderia pyrrocinia:
- the mutY gene encoding A/G-specific adenine glycosylase: MKPPRTAPAPFPVTPLHRMFATRLIAWQREHGRHDLPWQNTRDPYRIWLSEIMLQQTQVSTVVPYYTRFLERYPDVAALAAAPIDDVMALWAGLGYYSRARNLHRCAQVVVAEHGGAFPSTPDALAELPGIGRSTAAAIASFAYGARATILDGNVKRVLARVFGVEGFPGEKRVENDMWALAESLLPDAANAADVSAYTQGLMDLGATLCVRGKPDCVRCPFAGDCVAQSTGRQRELPAARPKKAVPTRKTWMLVLRDGDAVLLERRPPAGIWGGLWSLPQADGDAALAELARGFGGGGPVSLAPFTHTFTHFRLEIEPRLSDMADGGGLPSHARDADTAWVPLSRLDAYGVPAPVRKLLDALSGPLL, translated from the coding sequence TTGAAGCCGCCCCGCACCGCTCCCGCTCCGTTCCCTGTCACGCCGCTGCACCGCATGTTCGCCACGCGCCTGATCGCCTGGCAGCGCGAGCACGGCCGCCACGACCTGCCATGGCAGAACACCCGCGATCCGTACCGGATCTGGTTGTCGGAAATCATGCTGCAACAGACGCAGGTGTCGACCGTCGTCCCGTATTACACGCGCTTTCTCGAACGCTACCCCGACGTCGCCGCGCTCGCGGCCGCACCGATCGACGACGTGATGGCGCTGTGGGCGGGGCTCGGCTACTACTCGCGTGCGCGCAACCTGCACCGCTGCGCGCAGGTCGTCGTCGCCGAGCACGGCGGTGCCTTTCCGTCGACGCCCGACGCACTGGCCGAACTGCCGGGCATCGGCCGCTCGACGGCCGCGGCGATCGCGTCGTTCGCGTACGGCGCGCGCGCGACGATCCTCGACGGCAACGTGAAACGCGTGCTCGCGCGGGTATTCGGCGTCGAGGGCTTTCCGGGCGAGAAGCGCGTCGAGAACGACATGTGGGCGCTCGCCGAATCGCTGCTGCCCGACGCCGCGAACGCGGCCGACGTGAGCGCCTATACGCAGGGCCTGATGGATCTCGGCGCGACGCTGTGCGTGCGCGGCAAGCCCGATTGCGTGCGCTGCCCGTTCGCGGGCGACTGCGTCGCGCAATCGACGGGCCGCCAGCGCGAACTGCCGGCCGCGCGACCGAAGAAGGCGGTGCCGACGCGCAAGACCTGGATGCTCGTGCTGCGGGACGGCGACGCCGTGCTGCTGGAGCGGCGGCCGCCGGCCGGAATCTGGGGCGGCCTGTGGAGCTTGCCGCAAGCGGACGGCGATGCCGCGCTCGCGGAACTCGCGCGCGGCTTCGGCGGCGGCGGCCCGGTGTCGCTCGCGCCGTTCACGCACACGTTCACGCATTTCCGGCTCGAGATCGAGCCGCGGCTGAGCGACATGGCGGACGGTGGCGGCTTGCCTTCGCACGCGCGCGACGCGGACACCGCATGGGTACCGCTGAGCAGGCTCGATGCGTACGGCGTGCCGGCGCCTGTGCGCAAACTGCTCGATGCGCTGAGCGGGCCGTTGCTGTAA